One genomic segment of Ricinus communis isolate WT05 ecotype wild-type chromosome 5, ASM1957865v1, whole genome shotgun sequence includes these proteins:
- the LOC8289530 gene encoding purple acid phosphatase 3: MCKLILLTIILSVFLSFNIILSTAELQRFDHAAKADGSLSLLVVGDWGRKGDYNQSEVALQMGIVGEKLDIDFIISTGDNFYDNGLTGIDDPAFYESFTGIYTAPSLQKQWYNVLGNHDYRGDVEAQLSPVLREMDSKWLCLRSFIVNSEIAEFFFIDTTPFVDKYFVEKEHNYDWRGLLPDRQSYLSNILKDLELALKESTAQWKLVVGHHTIRSAGHHGSTQELNSLILPILMENNVDLYINGHDHCLEQISSNESPLQFLTSGGGSKAWRGDVDWWNPMEMKFYYDGQGFMSVHITQTQVDVVFYDAFGKVLHKWGRTKHLYSVV; this comes from the exons ATGTGTAAGCTAATCCTTTTAACCATTATTCTGTCTGTTTTTTTAAGCTTTAACATCATTCTCTCGACGGCAGAGCTTCAGCGATTTGATCATGCAGCCAAGGCTGATGGGTCTCTTAGCCTTTTGGTTGTTGGTGACTGGGGAAGAAAAGGAGATTATAACCAATCTGAAGTTGCTCTTCAG ATGGGAATAGTTGGAGAGAAATTGGatatagattttataatttcgaCCGgtgataatttttatgataatgGATTGACCGGCATAGATGATCCTGCATTTTACGAATCATTCACCGGAATCTACACTGCTCCCAGCTTGCAAAAGCAATGGTATAATG TTTTGGGTAACCATGACTATAGGGGTGATGTTGAGGCACAGCTGAGTCCAGTCCTAAGAGAAATGGATAGCAAATGGCTTTGCTTGAGATCTTTTATCGTTAACAGTG AAATAGCTGAATTTTTCTTCATTGACACCACTCCATTTGTTGACAAATACTTCGTGGAAAAAGAGCATAATTATGACTGGAGAGGCCTTTTACCTGACCGACAGAGCTACCTTTCTAATATTCTAAAG GATTTGGAATTGGCCTTAAAAGAATCCACAGCTCAGTGGAAGCTTGTGGTGGGTCACCATACAATCAGAAGTGCTGGACACCACGGAAGCACCCAGGAACTCAACTCACTAATCCTTCCTATTCTTATG GAAAATAATGTGGATCTTTATATAAACGGGCACGATCATTGCTTGGAGCAAATAAGTAGCAATGAAAG CCCACTACAATTCTTGACAAGTGGAGGTGGGTCGAAGGCATGGAGAGGTGACGTGGATTGGTGGAATCCAATGGAAATGAAGTTCTATTACGATGGACAAGGTTTCATGTCTGTCCACATCACTCAAACTCAAGTGGATGTTGTGTTCTATGATGCTTTTGGCAAAGTGTTGCACAAATGGGGCAGAACTAAACACCTTTACTCTGTTGTTTAG
- the LOC125370002 gene encoding uncharacterized protein LOC125370002, giving the protein MASHDRMERNKKKTDSIEASLKRLEAQIEQIVEKLNKEELSNQPEQANSITTIKRGKVVDNIAMETERNFSSYASTPKNDGLVQSNEESIQKEEKVEPNLRLEKKEKEAFSGPEFYKAAQPYRPPIPFLNQPKEAYAKFFEELNTNKRRYANNEKVQVASIMFQHQFPLKMKDPGSFTINITIGAKEDTKVMLDLGESINLMPYSMYELLGFGELKPTIMSLQFADRSIKYPRGIVEDLLVQVGKLIISVDFVVLDMKNTPTRDKEQTILLGRPFMATTRTVIDVHDGKLTMTVLGETVELKVFDSLTLSPKSTIDKCSCNYLDSLVYKQLYDDIPFLIDKSFHETLDVRINSMKPYLKRMAYDEKVEYADERPP; this is encoded by the exons ATGGCTTCTCATGATAGGATGGAGAGgaataagaaaaagacagATTCTATTGAGGCTTCACTAAAACGTTTAGAAGCTCAAATAGAACAAATTGTTGAAAAGCTCAATAAAGAGGAACTATCAAATCAACCTGAACAAGCCAATTCCATTACTACTATTAAAAGAGGTAAGGTTGTCGATAATATTGCTATGGAAACTGAAaggaatttttcttcttatgcaAGTACACCTAAAAATGATGGATTAGTACAAAGCAATGAGGAAAGCAtacaaaaggaagaaaaagtagAGCCTAATCTTAGGctggagaagaaagaaaaggaagcatTTTCTGGACCTGAATTTTATAAGGCAGCTCAGCCTTATAGACCCCCTATTCCTTTTCTAAACCAACCCAAAGAGG CTTATGCAAAATTCTTTGAAGAGTTGAACACCAACAAAAGGCGATATGCGAACAACGAAAAAGTACAAGTAGCAAGTATAATGTTTCAACATCAATTTCCCCTTAAGATGAAGGATCCTGGTAGCTTCACCATTAATATTACAATAGGTGCCAAAGAGGATACAAAAGTCATGTTAGATTTAGGAGAAAGCATCAACTTGATGCCGTATTCGATGTATGAACTACTTGGCTTTGGAGAGTTGAAGCCTACCATTATGTCTCTACAATTTGCAGACAGATCGATAAAATACCCTAGAGGTATAGTAGAAGACTTGCTAGTGCAAGTaggtaagttaataatttcaGTTGATTTTGTAGTACTTGACATGAAAAATACACCAACAAGGGATAAAGAGCAAACCATACTCCTTGGTAGACCTTTCATGGCAACTACAAGAACTGTGATTGATGTGCATGATGGAAAACTTACCATGACAGTTTTAGGAGAAACTGTGGAACttaaagtgtttgattctctaactttATCTCCTAAGTCTACTATTGATAAGTGTTcatgtaattatttagattctcTTGTTTATAAACAATTATATGATGATATTCCATTCTTAATTGACAAGAGTTTTCATGAAACTTTAGATGTTCGCATAAATAGTATGAAGCCATACTTGAAACGAATGGCTTATGACGAAAAGGTGGAGTACGCTGATGAACGCCCACCATAA
- the LOC8268155 gene encoding cyclin-J18 — MRRNYCLSSDLRLRAVEFLIESAHELEEVSPIVKYTALSLFADRFYPSLSRFVGQQNKGSWLLQSMTESNLQLFALISLWVSSKIHDSRPLSVKSLKIFSDKTIKEQHFTARDFLEAEVVFLQVLNYEIGAGNIAFIFLEELLSQFREVAKVGDFLNSEACMDIMDLLYEKEETSVLYSSPRSLAASTLVASYVITVPEQRWKFPVLSWVKFATSFKEEDIVDIVRDILKHVFEALDSKCNTLEEKEFL, encoded by the exons ATGAGGAGAAATTACTGTCTTTCTTCTGATCTCCGTCTTCGAGCTGTGGAGTTCTTAATCGAATCTGCTCAT GAACTTGAAGAAGTTAGTCCAATCGTGAAATACACTGCGTTGTCTCTCTTTGCTGATCGATTCTATCCTTCTCTGTCCAG gtTTGTCGGACAACAAAATAAGGGAAGCTGGCTTTTGCAGTCCATGACAGAGAGCAATTTGCAGTTGTTTGCACTTATTTCTCTGTGGGTTTCCAGCAAA ATACATGATTCTCGTCCGCTATCTGTCAAAAGTTTGAAGATTTTTAGCGATAAGACCATCAAAGAACAGCATTTTACAGCTCGAGATTTCTTGGAAGCA GAAGTGGTCTTTTTGCAG GTATTGAATTATGAGATCGGTGCCGGAAATattgcttttattttccttgaaGAGCTTCTGAGTCAGTTCAG GGAAGTGGCAAAAGTTGGGGACTTCTTGAATTCTGAGGCATGCATGGATATCATGGATCTTCTCTATGAAAAGGAGGAGACATCGGTGCTCTATAGTTCTCCTCGTTCTCTTGCTGCATCCACCTTG GTTGCTTCATATGTTATTACAGTCCCGGAACAAAGGTGGAAGTTTCCTGTTCTTTCGTGGG TAAAATTTGCAACCTCATTCAAAGAAGAGGATATTGTTGATATTGTCAGAGACATTCTTAAGCATGTGTTTGAGGCTCTTGATAGCAAATGCAATACCTTGGAGGAAAAGGAATTTCTTTGA
- the LOC8268156 gene encoding type IV inositol polyphosphate 5-phosphatase 9 isoform X2, giving the protein MWPRLVASKILRKRLGSNNFVADFPHNGTTEGSLLDIPNFGQPSLSADTIFDHRHKVDTHNYKIFVSTWNVGGIAPSEDLDMEDWLDTPNNCDIYVLGFQEIVPLRASNVLGSEKSRISMKWNSLIRRALNKKINHYYSNGEKEIENSNILPGFRCVISKQMVGILISVWVRSHLRPYIRHPSVSCVGCGIMSCLGNKGSVSVRFQLHETSFCFICSHLASGGREGDEKHRNSDVAEILLRTSFPRGPSLDLPRKILDHDRVILLGDLNYRISLPEATTRLLVDKKEWNSLLENDQLRMELLSGQTFEGWHEGTIKFAPTYKYCPNSNVYFGCVEGKKGEKWRAPAWCDRIVWYGEGLKQHLYTRGEANFSDHRPVKAIFSAEVEVLQTLKGLQQFFLSERFDQITDKFEMPPSENLLCNGRLSFKI; this is encoded by the exons ATGTGGCCAAGATTGGTAGCAAGCAAGATCTTGAGAAAGAGACTGGGAAGCAACAACTTCGTAGCAGATTTTCCGCACAATGGTACTACAGAAGGTAGTTTGCTCGATATTCCAAACTTCGGTCAACCATCTTTGAGCGCTGACACCATCTTTGATCATCGCCACAAGGTCGACACACACAACTATAA GATTTTTGTTAGTACGTGGAATGTTGGTGGGATTGCACCAAGTGAAGACTTGGATATGGAGGATTGGCTTGACACGCCCAACAATTGCGACATATATGTTCTTGG ATTTCAAGAGATTGTGCCACTTAGAGCATCAAATGTTCTAGGTTCTGAGAAAAGCAGGATTTCCATGAAATGGAATTCTTTGATTAGGCGAGCATTGAACAAGAAGATCAATCACTACTATTCTAATGGCGAAAAGGAAATCGAAAACAGCAATATTCTTCCAGGTTTCAGGTGTGTTATTAGCAAACAGATGGTTGGAATATTGATATCAGTTTGGGTTCGAAGCCATCTTCGTCCTTATATCAGACATCCTAGTGTCTCATGTGTTGGCTGCGGCATCATGAGTTGCCTTGGAAATAAG GGTTCTGTATCAGTTAGATTTCAGCTGCATGAAACAAGTTTCTGCTTTATATGCAGTCATCTAGCATCAGGAGGTAGAGAAGGAGATGAAAAACACAGAAACTCTGATGTAGCTGAGATCTTGTTGCGAACAAGTTTCCCTAGAGGCCCTTCACTTGATTTGCCAAGAAAGATTCTAGATCACGA TCGGGTAATTTTGCTTGGAGATTTGAATTATAGAATTTCACTTCCAGAAGCAACAACTCGATTATTGGTGGATAAAAAAGAATGGAATTCCTTATTAGAAAATGATCag CTGAGAATGGAGCTATTGAGCGGTCAAACATTTGAAGGTTGGCATGAAGGAACAATCAAATTTGCTCCAACTTACAAATACTGCCCAAATTCTAATGTATACTTTGGATGCGTTGAAGGCAAAAAAGGCGAAAAATGGCGTGCCCCTGCATG GTGTGATCGGATTGTTTGGTACGGAGAAGGATTAAAGCAACATTTATACACGAGAGGTGAAGCAAATTTTTCTGATCATAGACCAGTTAAGGCAATATTTTCAGCTGAAGTTGAGGTTCTACAAACACTGAAAGGACTTCAGCAATTCTTCCTATCAGAGAGGTTTGATCAAATAACAGACAAATTTGAGATGCCCCCCTCCGAAAATCTTCTCTGTAATGGCAGATTAAGCTTCAAAATATAA
- the LOC8268156 gene encoding type IV inositol polyphosphate 5-phosphatase 9 isoform X1, whose amino-acid sequence MISIFLPFLSFYLFRHSLSDPFISSLILPFSPLAVSCACLIMPGNEGEVMWPRLVASKILRKRLGSNNFVADFPHNGTTEGSLLDIPNFGQPSLSADTIFDHRHKVDTHNYKIFVSTWNVGGIAPSEDLDMEDWLDTPNNCDIYVLGFQEIVPLRASNVLGSEKSRISMKWNSLIRRALNKKINHYYSNGEKEIENSNILPGFRCVISKQMVGILISVWVRSHLRPYIRHPSVSCVGCGIMSCLGNKGSVSVRFQLHETSFCFICSHLASGGREGDEKHRNSDVAEILLRTSFPRGPSLDLPRKILDHDRVILLGDLNYRISLPEATTRLLVDKKEWNSLLENDQLRMELLSGQTFEGWHEGTIKFAPTYKYCPNSNVYFGCVEGKKGEKWRAPAWCDRIVWYGEGLKQHLYTRGEANFSDHRPVKAIFSAEVEVLQTLKGLQQFFLSERFDQITDKFEMPPSENLLCNGRLSFKI is encoded by the exons ATGATCTCTATCTTTCtgccatttctttctttttatctctttcGGCATTCTCTATCTGACCCCTTTATCTCCTCTCtaatccttcctttctctccTCTGGCTGTGTCATGTGCATGTCTCATCATGCCAGGAAATGAAGGAGAA GTTATGTGGCCAAGATTGGTAGCAAGCAAGATCTTGAGAAAGAGACTGGGAAGCAACAACTTCGTAGCAGATTTTCCGCACAATGGTACTACAGAAGGTAGTTTGCTCGATATTCCAAACTTCGGTCAACCATCTTTGAGCGCTGACACCATCTTTGATCATCGCCACAAGGTCGACACACACAACTATAA GATTTTTGTTAGTACGTGGAATGTTGGTGGGATTGCACCAAGTGAAGACTTGGATATGGAGGATTGGCTTGACACGCCCAACAATTGCGACATATATGTTCTTGG ATTTCAAGAGATTGTGCCACTTAGAGCATCAAATGTTCTAGGTTCTGAGAAAAGCAGGATTTCCATGAAATGGAATTCTTTGATTAGGCGAGCATTGAACAAGAAGATCAATCACTACTATTCTAATGGCGAAAAGGAAATCGAAAACAGCAATATTCTTCCAGGTTTCAGGTGTGTTATTAGCAAACAGATGGTTGGAATATTGATATCAGTTTGGGTTCGAAGCCATCTTCGTCCTTATATCAGACATCCTAGTGTCTCATGTGTTGGCTGCGGCATCATGAGTTGCCTTGGAAATAAG GGTTCTGTATCAGTTAGATTTCAGCTGCATGAAACAAGTTTCTGCTTTATATGCAGTCATCTAGCATCAGGAGGTAGAGAAGGAGATGAAAAACACAGAAACTCTGATGTAGCTGAGATCTTGTTGCGAACAAGTTTCCCTAGAGGCCCTTCACTTGATTTGCCAAGAAAGATTCTAGATCACGA TCGGGTAATTTTGCTTGGAGATTTGAATTATAGAATTTCACTTCCAGAAGCAACAACTCGATTATTGGTGGATAAAAAAGAATGGAATTCCTTATTAGAAAATGATCag CTGAGAATGGAGCTATTGAGCGGTCAAACATTTGAAGGTTGGCATGAAGGAACAATCAAATTTGCTCCAACTTACAAATACTGCCCAAATTCTAATGTATACTTTGGATGCGTTGAAGGCAAAAAAGGCGAAAAATGGCGTGCCCCTGCATG GTGTGATCGGATTGTTTGGTACGGAGAAGGATTAAAGCAACATTTATACACGAGAGGTGAAGCAAATTTTTCTGATCATAGACCAGTTAAGGCAATATTTTCAGCTGAAGTTGAGGTTCTACAAACACTGAAAGGACTTCAGCAATTCTTCCTATCAGAGAGGTTTGATCAAATAACAGACAAATTTGAGATGCCCCCCTCCGAAAATCTTCTCTGTAATGGCAGATTAAGCTTCAAAATATAA
- the LOC8289531 gene encoding annexin D5 isoform X2 yields MSTLTIPSATSPRDDATQLHRAFKGIGCDTGVVVSILAHRDATQRDDIQQEFETMYSYDLKKELSSELHGHLKKAVMLWMQNSLDRHVTTLRQALTGPIIELKAATEIICSRASSQIRQIKQAYTSAHGTHLEYDIQAHTSGNHKELLLAYINVSRYEGPEMDRVLVENDAKTMHKLGEKKFGMDDKILIQIFSERSRSHLVALASTYQKLYGKELRRAIKKGTTGNFKFALLTILQCANNPAKYFAMYLIRRYCGRR; encoded by the exons ATGTCGACTTTAACAATACCTTCAGCAACTTCTCCTCGTGATGATGCTACCCAACTACATCGGGCTTTCAAAG GAATAGGATGTGATACTGGAGTAGTTGTCAGCATTCTTGCGCACAGGGATGCAACGCAGCGCGATgacattcaacaagaatttgAAACCATGTACTCATATGACCTTAAGAAAGAGCTATCTTCAGAGCTTCATGGCCATCTTAAG AAAGCAGTGATGCTCTGGATGCAAAATTCGTTGGACCGACATGTTACTACACTCAGGCAGGCTTTAACAGGACCTATTATTGAACTTAAAGCTGCAACGGAAATAATATGTTCCCGGGCATCATCCCAGATTCGACAAATTAAACAGGCTTATACTTCCGCTCACGGTACTCACCTCGAGTATGATATTCAAGCTCATACATCTGGCAATCATAAAGAG TTACTGCTGGCATATATAAATGTGTCCCGGTACGAAGGACCAGAAATGGATAGAGTGCTGGTAGAGAATGATGCTAAAACTATGCATAAACTTGGAGAGAAAAAATTTGGAATGGATGATAAGATTTTGATACAGATTTTTAGTGAAAGAAGCAGATCACATTTGGTGGCTCTTGCTTCCACTTATCAAAAATTGTATGGGAAGGAACTGAGAAGG GCAATCAAGAAAGGAACAACAGGAAATTTCAAGTTTGCCCTGTTAACAATTTTGCAATGCGCCAATAATCCTGCTAAGTATTTCGCTATG TACTTGATACGCAGGTACTGCGGAAGGCGATGA
- the LOC8289531 gene encoding annexin D5 isoform X1 gives MSTLTIPSATSPRDDATQLHRAFKGIGCDTGVVVSILAHRDATQRDDIQQEFETMYSYDLKKELSSELHGHLKKAVMLWMQNSLDRHVTTLRQALTGPIIELKAATEIICSRASSQIRQIKQAYTSAHGTHLEYDIQAHTSGNHKELLLAYINVSRYEGPEMDRVLVENDAKTMHKLGEKKFGMDDKILIQIFSERSRSHLVALASTYQKLYGKELRRAIKKGTTGNFKFALLTILQCANNPAKYFAMVLRKAMKGLGTKDTTLIRIVVTRAELDMQKIKEEYNKLYKKSLTDAVHSETSGHYRTFLLSLLGSTDH, from the exons ATGTCGACTTTAACAATACCTTCAGCAACTTCTCCTCGTGATGATGCTACCCAACTACATCGGGCTTTCAAAG GAATAGGATGTGATACTGGAGTAGTTGTCAGCATTCTTGCGCACAGGGATGCAACGCAGCGCGATgacattcaacaagaatttgAAACCATGTACTCATATGACCTTAAGAAAGAGCTATCTTCAGAGCTTCATGGCCATCTTAAG AAAGCAGTGATGCTCTGGATGCAAAATTCGTTGGACCGACATGTTACTACACTCAGGCAGGCTTTAACAGGACCTATTATTGAACTTAAAGCTGCAACGGAAATAATATGTTCCCGGGCATCATCCCAGATTCGACAAATTAAACAGGCTTATACTTCCGCTCACGGTACTCACCTCGAGTATGATATTCAAGCTCATACATCTGGCAATCATAAAGAG TTACTGCTGGCATATATAAATGTGTCCCGGTACGAAGGACCAGAAATGGATAGAGTGCTGGTAGAGAATGATGCTAAAACTATGCATAAACTTGGAGAGAAAAAATTTGGAATGGATGATAAGATTTTGATACAGATTTTTAGTGAAAGAAGCAGATCACATTTGGTGGCTCTTGCTTCCACTTATCAAAAATTGTATGGGAAGGAACTGAGAAGG GCAATCAAGAAAGGAACAACAGGAAATTTCAAGTTTGCCCTGTTAACAATTTTGCAATGCGCCAATAATCCTGCTAAGTATTTCGCTATG GTACTGCGGAAGGCGATGAAGGGTTTAGGAACGAAAGACACTACATTAATCAGGATAGTAGTTACAAGGGCTGAGCTAGATATGCagaaaataaaggaagaaTACAACAAGCTGTATAAGAAATCACTAACAGATGCTGTTCACTCTGAGACATCAGGCCATTATAGGACCTTTCTTCTTTCACTTTTAGGCTCTACTGATCACTAG